A part of Aquibium oceanicum genomic DNA contains:
- a CDS encoding LysR substrate-binding domain-containing protein: MDVGALPVMTEAFVRLRMRHLRCFQALARHSSVSAAAEHMNSSQPALSRALAELEAIIGQPLFLRTGRGLSLTEAGESLRRHVDAAMSQLEAGTRSAAGLSPVPVVSVGMLPNVARTLAVAAASRFKAAAPQADLRLYWAGVPELVARLHRSEIDFLLGRLLALDYMPGVRFEHLYFEPLIFVVGRDHPFAAYPNTVTLDDIRAELVVVPMPDTIIRRELDKFTTARGLGAFPNKIETVSFEFTRSFLAGNRAIACVPLGAVRQEIADGRVVRLSLTGEELMGSVGITHATDRKLSPEAQLLVEHVREAAQAYI; this comes from the coding sequence ATGGATGTCGGAGCACTGCCGGTCATGACGGAGGCTTTCGTGCGACTGCGCATGCGGCACTTGCGCTGCTTTCAGGCCCTTGCCAGGCACAGCTCCGTCAGCGCGGCCGCGGAGCACATGAACAGCTCGCAGCCGGCGCTCTCGCGCGCGCTCGCCGAACTCGAAGCCATCATCGGACAGCCGCTCTTTCTTCGCACCGGCCGAGGCCTTTCGCTCACGGAAGCGGGCGAATCGCTCCGGCGGCACGTCGATGCCGCGATGTCGCAACTGGAGGCGGGCACGCGCAGCGCGGCGGGTCTTTCGCCCGTGCCCGTGGTATCGGTGGGCATGCTGCCGAACGTCGCACGCACGCTCGCAGTGGCAGCCGCAAGCAGGTTCAAGGCCGCTGCGCCGCAGGCCGATCTGCGGCTCTACTGGGCCGGTGTGCCCGAACTCGTGGCGCGGCTGCACCGGTCGGAGATCGACTTCCTGCTCGGCCGCCTGCTGGCGCTCGATTACATGCCGGGCGTGCGGTTCGAGCACCTCTATTTCGAGCCGCTGATCTTCGTCGTGGGGCGCGATCATCCCTTCGCGGCCTATCCGAACACTGTGACGCTCGACGACATCCGGGCCGAACTCGTCGTGGTGCCGATGCCCGACACGATCATCCGCCGCGAACTGGACAAGTTCACCACCGCCCGGGGCCTCGGCGCCTTTCCCAACAAGATCGAGACGGTCTCCTTCGAGTTCACGCGCAGCTTCCTTGCCGGAAACCGCGCCATCGCCTGCGTACCGCTCGGCGCGGTTCGGCAGGAGATCGCCGACGGCCGCGTCGTTCGGCTGAGCCTCACCGGAGAAGAACTGATGGGCTCGGTCGGCATCACCCACGCGACGGACCGCAAGCTCTCGCCGGAGGCGCAGCTGCTAGTCGAGCACGTGCGCGAGGCGGCGCAAGCCTACATCTGA
- a CDS encoding ABC transporter permease: protein MTSQSGASALPFQWQKADAWSDREGGAISVVVIACVGILCLIPMVQLVAAASRVLQTGTAEAVALLTSAAVLRATQNTLVIAAGSTALALVVGGAVALALATMTLATRRALAFLFVLSLMVAPQVSALAFKTLAGPSSPILNAVGLAPPPGTANPMLGFAGIILVMGLHHAPLVAITIGSGLARVPKMLVEAAMLDGARPAGVVLDVILPVIRLHILAAILLAFVAGVGNFGIPALLGLPVGVTTLPTMVYRQLASFGRGAIHDAALVSLLIALIAGVAVVASAWLMSRRNVRTDLERGMEPFVTSRRATLPAEILLWLFFSVTIVLPLVSLVAKSLVPAYGVTLNWKTLTFSQYTGTMWEQALIRRAFANSLTYSGSAAAILALLSFLLAYCVDRRLSWARMILLPVVEMPYALPGVVVAIACILLFLNPLPVLGVTIYGTAWIILFAYLASFLAIALKPVLAAVSTLERDVEEAALIDGAGIVRRMRTIILPLVLPSVVAGGLMVFLLAFNELTISALLWSAGTETLGVALLNLEDAGLGAESAALAIVATSVVAALMLALETSSRLFPQNALPWRQLCPD from the coding sequence GTGACGTCGCAATCCGGCGCATCCGCCCTCCCCTTCCAGTGGCAGAAGGCGGATGCGTGGTCCGATCGTGAAGGCGGGGCGATTTCAGTTGTCGTCATCGCCTGCGTGGGTATTCTCTGCCTGATCCCGATGGTGCAACTCGTGGCGGCGGCGTCACGCGTCCTTCAGACCGGGACGGCCGAAGCGGTGGCGCTGCTGACCAGCGCCGCTGTCCTCCGCGCCACGCAGAACACGCTCGTGATCGCCGCCGGTTCGACAGCGCTCGCGCTTGTCGTGGGCGGTGCGGTCGCGCTCGCCCTGGCCACGATGACGCTCGCGACTCGCCGGGCGCTCGCGTTCCTGTTTGTCCTGTCGCTGATGGTGGCGCCGCAGGTATCCGCGCTCGCTTTCAAGACGCTCGCCGGCCCATCCTCGCCGATCCTCAATGCCGTCGGCCTGGCGCCGCCGCCGGGTACGGCCAATCCCATGCTGGGGTTTGCAGGAATCATCCTGGTCATGGGGCTTCACCACGCGCCCCTGGTCGCCATCACGATCGGCTCGGGGCTGGCACGCGTGCCGAAGATGCTGGTGGAAGCCGCCATGCTCGACGGCGCCAGACCGGCGGGCGTCGTCCTCGACGTGATCCTGCCCGTCATCCGGCTCCACATCCTTGCGGCGATCCTGCTCGCCTTCGTGGCAGGCGTCGGCAATTTCGGCATTCCCGCGCTGCTCGGTCTCCCGGTGGGCGTCACGACTCTCCCGACGATGGTCTACCGGCAACTCGCGAGTTTCGGCCGTGGCGCGATCCACGATGCCGCGCTGGTCTCGCTGCTCATCGCGCTGATCGCCGGCGTCGCGGTGGTTGCCTCCGCCTGGCTGATGTCGCGCCGCAACGTGCGGACCGACCTGGAACGCGGGATGGAGCCGTTCGTGACCAGCCGCCGTGCCACGCTTCCCGCCGAGATCCTGCTCTGGCTCTTCTTTTCCGTGACGATCGTCCTGCCGCTCGTCTCGCTGGTCGCGAAGTCGCTGGTTCCCGCCTACGGCGTGACGCTGAATTGGAAGACCCTGACCTTCTCGCAATACACCGGGACCATGTGGGAGCAGGCGCTGATCCGTCGCGCCTTCGCGAACTCGCTCACCTATTCCGGATCGGCGGCCGCCATTCTGGCGCTGCTCTCCTTCCTCCTCGCCTATTGCGTCGACCGGCGCCTGTCCTGGGCGCGCATGATCCTCCTGCCGGTCGTGGAGATGCCCTACGCCCTGCCGGGCGTGGTCGTCGCGATCGCCTGCATCCTGCTGTTTCTCAACCCGCTTCCTGTGCTGGGGGTGACGATCTACGGCACGGCCTGGATCATCCTCTTCGCCTATCTCGCATCATTCCTGGCGATCGCCCTCAAGCCGGTGCTGGCCGCGGTCTCGACGCTCGAACGGGACGTGGAGGAAGCCGCGCTGATCGACGGCGCTGGCATCGTCAGGCGGATGCGGACGATCATCCTGCCGCTCGTCCTCCCCTCGGTCGTCGCCGGGGGACTGATGGTGTTCCTGCTCGCCTTCAACGAACTCACCATCTCGGCGCTCTTGTGGTCGGCCGGAACCGAAACGCTCGGCGTGGCGCTCCTTAATCTCGAGGATGCCGGCCTCGGCGCCGAATCCGCCGCCCTCGCAATTGTTGCCACGAGTGTGGTTGCGGCGCTGATGCTCGCGCTGGAGACGTCGAGCCGTCTCTTCCCGCAGAACGCGCTGCCGTGGCGGCAGCTCTGCCCGGACTGA
- a CDS encoding ABC transporter substrate-binding protein has translation MREFLRAFVAGAALLGAVSGAAAVDGTLTLYTSQPNDDAQKTIDAFMAKYPDVDVTFVRDGTTKIMAKLQAELEAGASPADVLLIADSVTMEGMARDGRLMAYPEADVSAYDPAIQDPERMWFPTKLITTGIVYNSSAPMKPASWTDLLKEKAKGQVAMPSPLTSGAALIHTQAMVGNLEQGWGYYEKLAENGAQASGGNGGVLQAVAGGEKLYGMVVEFLPIREKAKGAPVEFVFPEEGVSAISEPVAILANTKNPEAAKAFVDFLISTDGQEMAASQGYMPAHPDVTPPEGFPPLSQIRIMPLDPAEALSTAEADKEKFADIFGQN, from the coding sequence ATGCGTGAATTCCTACGAGCCTTCGTGGCGGGCGCGGCACTGCTTGGCGCCGTCTCCGGCGCGGCCGCCGTCGACGGGACGCTGACCCTCTACACCAGCCAGCCCAACGACGACGCACAGAAGACCATCGACGCCTTCATGGCGAAGTACCCCGACGTCGACGTCACCTTCGTGCGCGATGGCACGACCAAGATTATGGCCAAACTGCAGGCGGAACTGGAGGCCGGCGCTTCTCCCGCCGATGTTCTCCTGATCGCCGACAGCGTCACCATGGAAGGGATGGCGAGGGACGGCAGGCTGATGGCCTATCCTGAAGCCGACGTGTCGGCCTATGATCCGGCGATCCAGGATCCGGAGCGGATGTGGTTCCCCACCAAGCTGATCACCACTGGCATCGTCTACAACAGCAGCGCGCCGATGAAGCCGGCTTCCTGGACCGACCTTCTGAAGGAGAAAGCTAAGGGACAGGTGGCGATGCCGTCGCCCCTGACGTCGGGTGCCGCGCTGATCCACACCCAGGCGATGGTCGGAAACCTCGAGCAGGGATGGGGCTACTACGAAAAGCTGGCGGAGAACGGCGCGCAGGCGTCCGGCGGCAATGGCGGCGTCCTGCAGGCGGTCGCCGGCGGAGAGAAGCTCTACGGCATGGTCGTCGAGTTCCTGCCGATCCGCGAGAAGGCCAAGGGCGCACCGGTCGAGTTCGTCTTCCCGGAGGAAGGCGTCTCGGCGATTTCCGAACCCGTCGCGATCCTCGCCAACACGAAGAACCCTGAAGCCGCCAAGGCCTTCGTCGATTTCCTGATCTCGACCGATGGACAGGAGATGGCTGCATCACAAGGCTACATGCCGGCGCATCCGGACGTCACCCCGCCGGAAGGCTTCCCGCCGCTCTCGCAGATCAGGATCATGCCGCTCGATCCGGCCGAAGCGCTTTCCACCGCGGAAGCGGACAAGGAAAAGTTCGCCGATATCTTCGGGCAGAACTGA
- a CDS encoding orotate phosphoribosyltransferase: MFSNTFPDRAVISQTVAKMLLEIDAVHFNAEKPFTFTSGLASPVYIDCRKLISYPRIRSAIMDFAASVVFRSVGFEQFDAVAGGETAGIPFAAWLSDKMGLPMLYVRKKPKGFGRDAQIEGALAEGARVLLVEDLTTDGGSKIKFAEAIRKAGAEVTDTFAVFYYDIFPDAPQRLLDAGMRLHYLATWWDILEVCKTEGRFDDGTLREVESFLNAPVPWSAAHGGITELPR; the protein is encoded by the coding sequence ATGTTTTCCAACACCTTCCCGGACCGCGCGGTGATCTCGCAGACGGTGGCGAAGATGCTGCTGGAGATCGACGCGGTCCACTTCAACGCGGAAAAACCCTTCACCTTCACCTCCGGGCTGGCAAGCCCGGTCTACATCGACTGCCGCAAGCTGATCTCCTATCCGCGCATCCGTTCGGCGATCATGGACTTCGCCGCCTCCGTCGTCTTCCGCTCCGTTGGATTCGAGCAATTCGACGCGGTGGCCGGCGGCGAGACCGCCGGCATTCCCTTCGCCGCCTGGCTGTCTGACAAGATGGGCCTGCCGATGCTCTACGTGCGCAAGAAGCCGAAGGGTTTCGGCCGGGACGCGCAGATCGAAGGGGCGCTTGCCGAGGGCGCGCGGGTGCTGCTGGTCGAGGACCTGACCACCGACGGCGGCAGCAAGATCAAATTCGCCGAGGCGATCCGCAAGGCGGGCGCGGAGGTCACCGACACATTCGCGGTATTCTACTACGACATCTTCCCCGATGCGCCGCAGCGGCTGCTCGATGCCGGCATGCGGCTGCATTATCTCGCGACTTGGTGGGACATCCTCGAGGTCTGCAAGACGGAAGGCCGCTTCGACGACGGCACGCTGCGCGAGGTGGAGAGTTTCCTCAACGCGCCCGTACCGTGGTCGGCGGCGCATGGCGGCATCACCGAACTGCCGCGGTAG
- the pyrC gene encoding dihydroorotase translates to MKTLTIRRPDDWHVHLRDGAVLQAVLPHTSRDFGRAIIMPNLVPPVVTKADALAYRDRIMAALPRDHAFEPLMTLYVTETTDPDDLESAFRDGVVTAAKLYPAGATTNSQSGVRDFENAMPVFERMAAIGMPLCLHGEVTDPAIDIFDREAVFIDRVLDPLRRRLPELRIVMEHLTTRDGVDYVSGQSANLGATITTHHLIINRNAILAGGIRPHYYCLPVAKREEHRLALRKAATSGDPRFFLGTDSAPHLDPLKECACGCAGIFSATNTISCLAHVFEDEGALDRLEAFTSLNGPQFYGLPANEERITLRREDEPVVFPSKIDTADGPVTLFDPMFPIHWNVVRQAS, encoded by the coding sequence GTGAAGACGCTGACCATCCGACGCCCGGACGACTGGCATGTCCACTTGCGCGACGGAGCCGTGCTGCAGGCGGTGCTGCCGCATACCTCGCGAGATTTCGGCCGCGCGATCATCATGCCGAACCTCGTCCCGCCGGTGGTCACCAAGGCCGACGCGCTGGCCTACCGCGACCGCATCATGGCGGCGCTTCCGCGCGATCACGCCTTCGAGCCGCTGATGACGCTCTACGTCACGGAGACGACGGACCCGGACGATCTCGAATCCGCTTTCCGGGACGGCGTCGTCACCGCCGCGAAGCTCTATCCCGCGGGTGCCACTACCAACTCCCAGAGCGGGGTGCGCGACTTTGAAAACGCCATGCCAGTGTTCGAGCGCATGGCGGCCATCGGCATGCCGCTATGTCTGCATGGCGAGGTGACCGATCCGGCGATCGACATATTCGACCGTGAAGCTGTCTTCATCGACCGCGTGCTCGATCCGTTGCGGCGGCGTCTGCCGGAGTTGCGTATCGTCATGGAGCATCTCACGACGAGGGACGGGGTCGACTACGTCTCCGGCCAGTCCGCCAATCTCGGCGCGACGATCACCACGCATCACCTCATCATCAACCGCAATGCCATCCTGGCGGGCGGCATCCGCCCACACTACTATTGCCTGCCGGTGGCCAAGCGCGAGGAACACCGCCTCGCGCTGCGCAAGGCGGCGACTTCGGGGGATCCGCGCTTCTTCCTCGGCACGGATTCGGCACCGCATCTCGATCCGCTCAAGGAATGCGCCTGCGGCTGCGCCGGCATCTTTTCCGCCACCAACACGATTTCCTGCCTTGCCCACGTTTTCGAAGATGAGGGCGCACTCGACCGGCTGGAGGCCTTCACCTCGCTGAACGGACCGCAATTCTACGGTCTTCCAGCGAACGAGGAGCGCATCACTTTGCGCCGCGAGGACGAGCCTGTGGTCTTTCCGTCGAAGATCGATACGGCCGACGGCCCCGTCACGCTGTTCGATCCGATGTTCCCGATCCACTGGAATGTGGTGCGACAGGCTTCCTAG
- a CDS encoding ABC transporter permease — MEAFEILLTASFWVAAIRIASPLIFATMGELICERAGVLNLGIEGIMTAGAFAGWLTVYWGGDLWFGVVVAAWSGMAFGLLHGVLTVPLGLSQHVTGIGITLLATSLTYFVYRVALPEVSSPPKIEPFQALAIPGLSQIPVIGPALFNQTPLTYLAYATVAAVAWLLYRTPAGMAIRAVGENPAAVEAQGISVTALRIAAVMLGSAMMAVGGAFLTMSAFNSFFFEMINGRGWICIALVVFGSWKPGKALLGAILFGAFDAYQIRLQQVMGGVIPYQFFLMLPYLLSIAALIAVSRRATYPKALMTPYLKGER, encoded by the coding sequence GTGGAAGCCTTCGAGATTCTCTTGACGGCAAGCTTCTGGGTGGCAGCGATCCGCATCGCATCGCCGCTCATTTTCGCGACCATGGGCGAATTGATCTGCGAACGCGCGGGCGTGCTCAACCTCGGCATCGAGGGAATCATGACGGCGGGCGCCTTCGCTGGATGGCTCACCGTCTACTGGGGCGGGGACCTGTGGTTCGGGGTGGTGGTCGCTGCCTGGAGCGGCATGGCCTTCGGCCTGCTGCACGGCGTGCTCACCGTCCCGCTGGGGCTCTCGCAGCACGTGACCGGCATCGGCATCACCCTGCTCGCGACGAGCCTGACCTACTTCGTCTACCGCGTCGCTCTTCCGGAGGTCAGTTCGCCGCCGAAAATCGAGCCGTTCCAGGCGCTGGCCATTCCAGGCCTGTCGCAGATCCCGGTGATCGGACCTGCCCTCTTCAACCAGACGCCTCTGACCTACCTCGCCTATGCTACCGTAGCCGCGGTGGCATGGCTCCTCTACCGGACGCCGGCCGGCATGGCCATCCGCGCGGTGGGCGAGAACCCGGCGGCTGTCGAAGCGCAGGGCATCTCCGTCACGGCATTGCGCATCGCCGCGGTGATGCTCGGATCGGCGATGATGGCCGTCGGCGGGGCCTTCCTGACCATGAGCGCGTTCAACTCCTTCTTCTTCGAAATGATCAACGGGCGCGGCTGGATCTGCATCGCGCTCGTCGTCTTCGGATCCTGGAAGCCGGGGAAGGCGCTGCTTGGGGCCATCCTCTTCGGTGCGTTCGACGCCTACCAGATCCGCTTGCAGCAGGTGATGGGGGGCGTCATCCCCTACCAGTTTTTCCTGATGCTCCCGTACCTGCTGTCGATTGCCGCGCTGATCGCGGTCTCGCGCCGCGCGACCTATCCGAAGGCGCTGATGACCCCCTACCTGAAAGGGGAACGATAG
- a CDS encoding ABC transporter permease produces MRLEPKPATTSAGLFLYPAGAIGATLVFASLLVLVAGASPFNVFWLVLKGAAGSQFAIVETLTRATPLIFTGLAVAVAFRAKLWNIGAEAQLYIGAVVTVVLGTGAVALPSLALIPLIMVCAMLAGALLLLGPAVLKTRFGVDEVVTTLMLNFVILLFVSYLLEGPLKDPMGLGWPQSKRVVADAQLPRLIQGKRLHFGFAIALASAAIVWVIMKKTVLGYEMRAVGHNPEAARFSGISVNLVLVKTALLSGGLAALAGFSEVAGLKGNLTLDLSPGYGYTGIVVAMLAVLNPLGVVASAIFVAGIFVGADSMSRLAGVPSYIAEVMVATALLTMVVAIMLTRYRIRWR; encoded by the coding sequence ATGCGGCTTGAACCGAAGCCCGCCACCACTTCGGCCGGCCTGTTTCTCTATCCGGCAGGCGCAATCGGTGCGACACTGGTCTTCGCCTCCCTTCTCGTCCTCGTCGCGGGCGCCTCACCCTTCAACGTGTTCTGGCTGGTGCTGAAGGGTGCGGCCGGCTCGCAATTCGCCATCGTCGAGACGCTGACGCGCGCGACGCCGCTGATCTTCACCGGCCTTGCCGTCGCGGTCGCCTTTCGCGCCAAGCTCTGGAACATCGGCGCGGAGGCGCAGCTCTATATCGGCGCCGTCGTCACGGTCGTGCTCGGAACAGGCGCGGTCGCCCTGCCCTCGCTCGCGCTGATCCCGCTCATCATGGTCTGCGCCATGCTGGCCGGAGCGCTGCTGCTTCTCGGGCCCGCCGTGCTCAAGACGCGGTTCGGGGTCGACGAGGTGGTGACGACGCTGATGTTGAACTTCGTCATCCTCCTCTTCGTCTCCTACCTGCTCGAGGGGCCGCTGAAGGACCCGATGGGCCTCGGCTGGCCGCAGTCGAAGCGCGTGGTCGCGGATGCGCAACTGCCGCGGCTGATTCAGGGCAAGCGCCTGCATTTCGGATTTGCCATCGCTCTGGCGAGCGCCGCGATCGTGTGGGTCATCATGAAGAAGACCGTGCTCGGCTACGAGATGCGCGCCGTCGGACACAACCCCGAAGCGGCGCGATTCTCGGGTATCTCCGTCAACCTCGTCCTGGTGAAGACGGCGCTTCTTTCGGGCGGGCTCGCCGCGCTCGCTGGCTTCTCCGAAGTGGCCGGCCTGAAGGGTAACCTCACGCTCGATCTTTCGCCGGGCTACGGCTACACGGGCATCGTCGTTGCCATGCTCGCGGTGCTGAACCCGCTCGGCGTGGTGGCCTCGGCAATCTTCGTGGCGGGCATATTCGTCGGCGCCGATTCCATGAGCCGTTTGGCCGGCGTGCCGAGCTACATCGCGGAGGTGATGGTCGCGACCGCGCTCCTGACGATGGTGGTGGCGATCATGCTGACCCGCTACCGCATCCGGTGGAGGTGA
- a CDS encoding ABC transporter ATP-binding protein gives MTEPAGGEAETVLRLSGITKRFGPLTANDAVSFDLKRGEVIALLGENGAGKTTLMNILFGHYVADEGEIEIFGRKLPPGDPRAALVAGIGMVHQHFTLADQMPVVENIALGTQSLWGPRFDRRGAVRRVRDMSREFGLDVDPEAIVSDLSVGERQRVEILKALYRQARILILDEPTAVLTPLETEALFATLKKLVANGLSIIFISHKLQEVMAVSDRVLVLRSGALAGERRTAQTDRAELAAMMVGEEVTMPAVVPHSPGAPVIELANVATRGRSGGAPLDGLSLALREGEITGIAGVSGNGQAALAALLAGTLQPERGSIRFGGEPAGRWSPGAALARGIGRIPEDRHATGMIGDMSVTENVISERYRSRRFSRMGFIDWSAAQDFAQAIIKDYDVKCPSPDARVRLLSGGNMQKLILGRAFDGDPRIILASQPTRGLDIGAVAYVHSKLLEARGRGAAILLISEDLDELLALSDRIVVMSKGRLSRPSARGELSVRAIGELMAGHGEFGEPAAHAA, from the coding sequence ATGACTGAGCCGGCTGGCGGAGAGGCGGAGACGGTCCTCCGCCTCTCGGGGATCACCAAAAGGTTTGGCCCGCTGACCGCCAACGACGCCGTCTCCTTCGACCTGAAGCGCGGCGAGGTCATCGCGCTCCTCGGCGAGAACGGGGCGGGCAAGACGACGCTGATGAACATCCTCTTCGGCCACTACGTGGCGGACGAAGGGGAGATCGAGATCTTCGGCAGGAAGCTGCCGCCCGGCGATCCGCGCGCTGCCCTGGTTGCCGGCATCGGCATGGTCCACCAGCACTTCACCCTGGCGGACCAGATGCCGGTGGTGGAGAACATCGCGCTCGGGACCCAGAGCCTCTGGGGCCCGCGGTTCGACCGCCGCGGCGCCGTCAGGCGGGTCCGCGACATGTCGCGCGAGTTCGGCCTCGACGTCGATCCCGAGGCGATCGTCTCCGATCTCTCCGTCGGCGAGCGCCAGCGCGTCGAGATTCTGAAGGCCCTCTACCGCCAGGCCCGCATTCTCATCCTCGACGAACCGACAGCGGTTCTCACTCCGCTGGAGACCGAGGCGCTGTTCGCGACGCTGAAGAAGCTCGTCGCCAACGGTCTCTCCATCATCTTCATCTCGCACAAGCTGCAGGAGGTCATGGCCGTCAGCGACCGCGTGCTGGTGCTCCGCTCGGGCGCGCTGGCCGGGGAGCGGCGGACCGCACAGACGGACCGCGCCGAACTGGCGGCGATGATGGTCGGCGAGGAAGTCACCATGCCGGCGGTCGTGCCCCATTCGCCGGGCGCGCCGGTCATCGAACTTGCGAACGTGGCGACGCGCGGCCGCTCGGGCGGTGCGCCCCTCGACGGCCTGTCGCTTGCCCTGCGGGAAGGCGAGATCACCGGCATCGCCGGCGTGTCGGGCAACGGGCAGGCGGCGCTCGCGGCGCTTCTTGCGGGCACGCTACAGCCGGAGCGGGGTTCGATCCGCTTCGGCGGGGAGCCGGCCGGGCGATGGTCCCCCGGCGCCGCGCTGGCGCGAGGAATAGGCCGCATTCCGGAGGACCGGCATGCGACCGGCATGATCGGCGACATGAGCGTCACCGAAAACGTCATCTCCGAGCGATACCGGTCCCGCCGCTTCAGCCGCATGGGCTTCATCGACTGGAGCGCCGCCCAGGATTTCGCGCAGGCAATCATAAAGGACTATGACGTCAAATGTCCCTCGCCGGATGCGCGCGTGCGGCTGCTTTCGGGCGGCAACATGCAGAAGCTCATCCTTGGGCGGGCGTTCGACGGCGATCCAAGAATCATCCTCGCCAGCCAGCCGACCCGCGGACTCGACATCGGCGCCGTCGCCTACGTCCATTCGAAGCTGCTCGAGGCGAGAGGACGCGGCGCCGCGATCCTGCTGATCTCGGAAGACTTGGACGAGCTTCTTGCGCTTTCGGACCGCATCGTCGTCATGTCGAAGGGACGGCTGTCGCGGCCCTCGGCTCGCGGCGAACTTTCGGTGCGCGCGATCGGCGAGCTGATGGCCGGCCATGGCGAGTTCGGGGAGCCGGCGGCCCATGCGGCTTGA
- a CDS encoding BMP family protein: MSDTPFGTALSAISRRRVIQSSMLGAALLATTGLYGPAQAQGKLKVAAIYTVPVEQQWVSRIHKAANAAAERGDIEYVFSENVSNSDYERVMREYSEAGHDLIIGEVFGVEDAARQVARDYPETAYLMGSSFKPQDDTPNFSVFDNYIQDASYLTGIIAGAMSETKNIGMVGGFPIPEVNRLMNAFMAGVREMAPDAKFQVAFIGSWFDPPKAKETAFAQIDAGADVLYAERFGVSDAAKERDILAIGNVIDTQADYPDTVVASALWHFEPTLDAAIEKVKAGTFKAEDYGVYSFMKEGGSSLAPLGTFEGKVPPDAMKLVEEREAAIKAGEYTVEIDDSEPKSN; this comes from the coding sequence ATGTCTGACACGCCTTTCGGAACTGCCCTTTCCGCCATCTCACGCCGCCGTGTGATCCAGTCCTCGATGCTGGGCGCGGCGCTTCTCGCAACGACCGGCCTTTACGGACCCGCGCAAGCTCAGGGCAAGCTGAAGGTCGCTGCGATCTACACCGTGCCCGTCGAGCAACAATGGGTCAGCCGCATCCACAAGGCGGCAAACGCTGCTGCCGAACGCGGCGACATCGAATACGTCTTCTCCGAGAACGTCTCCAACAGCGATTACGAGCGCGTGATGCGCGAGTATTCGGAGGCCGGCCACGACCTGATCATCGGCGAGGTCTTCGGCGTCGAGGACGCGGCGCGGCAGGTGGCGCGCGACTATCCCGAGACGGCATACCTGATGGGCTCGAGCTTCAAGCCGCAGGACGACACGCCGAACTTCTCCGTCTTCGACAACTACATCCAGGATGCGTCCTACCTGACCGGCATCATCGCGGGAGCGATGAGCGAGACCAAGAACATCGGCATGGTCGGCGGTTTCCCGATCCCCGAGGTCAACCGGCTGATGAACGCCTTCATGGCCGGCGTGCGCGAAATGGCGCCCGACGCGAAGTTCCAGGTCGCCTTCATCGGCTCCTGGTTCGATCCGCCGAAGGCCAAGGAGACCGCGTTCGCGCAGATCGACGCCGGAGCCGACGTGCTCTACGCCGAGCGCTTCGGCGTTTCCGATGCGGCCAAGGAGCGCGACATCCTGGCGATCGGCAACGTCATCGACACCCAGGCCGACTATCCCGACACCGTCGTGGCCTCGGCCCTGTGGCACTTCGAGCCGACGCTCGATGCCGCGATCGAGAAGGTCAAGGCTGGTACCTTCAAGGCAGAAGACTACGGGGTCTACTCCTTCATGAAGGAAGGCGGCTCCTCGCTCGCGCCGCTGGGAACCTTCGAGGGCAAGGTGCCTCCGGATGCGATGAAGCTGGTCGAAGAGCGCGAGGCCGCCATCAAGGCCGGCGAGTACACGGTCGAAATCGACGACAGCGAACCGAAATCCAACTGA
- a CDS encoding DMT family transporter, with the protein MGPFWTALAVAFAGGVALAVQSPINSALGRALNDTILATIVSFVGGLVVLALVVFARGSLPNAAMFRSVQPWMITGGALGAFYVWSALWSVPRLGVLTMIAALILGQLLASLMVDQFGLFGIPVREIAWQRIVAVVLVGAGVVFSRF; encoded by the coding sequence ATGGGGCCGTTCTGGACTGCCCTTGCGGTGGCATTCGCCGGCGGGGTGGCACTCGCGGTGCAATCGCCCATCAACTCCGCCCTCGGGCGGGCGCTGAACGACACCATCCTCGCGACCATAGTTTCATTCGTCGGCGGACTGGTCGTCCTGGCCCTGGTCGTGTTCGCGCGGGGATCGCTGCCGAATGCCGCGATGTTCCGTTCCGTCCAGCCCTGGATGATCACCGGCGGCGCGCTCGGGGCCTTCTACGTCTGGTCGGCTTTGTGGAGCGTGCCCCGTCTCGGCGTCCTTACGATGATCGCCGCGCTGATCCTGGGACAGCTCCTCGCCTCACTCATGGTCGACCAGTTCGGGCTGTTTGGAATCCCGGTGCGCGAGATCGCCTGGCAGCGCATCGTCGCCGTCGTTCTCGTCGGCGCCGGGGTGGTGTTTTCCCGCTTCTGA